Proteins encoded in a region of the Brevefilum fermentans genome:
- a CDS encoding septum formation initiator family protein, with protein MIKKLLKDKRVIFAVLGIVLVLLLVNFNQRMTLLTRLRRQEKELTEYYSHLESTRTALEAELIYAQSDQAVERWAREDAMMIQPGDIPIVLLPPTEQVPTPSVIEPVVIDKIQKWEIWQALFLGD; from the coding sequence ATGATTAAGAAGCTTCTCAAAGACAAACGGGTGATTTTTGCCGTACTGGGCATTGTCCTGGTGCTGCTGTTGGTGAACTTCAATCAGCGTATGACGCTGCTCACACGCTTGCGCAGACAAGAAAAAGAGCTGACCGAATACTATTCTCATTTGGAATCCACGCGCACCGCCCTGGAAGCTGAGTTGATTTATGCCCAATCCGATCAAGCCGTAGAGCGCTGGGCGCGCGAAGATGCAATGATGATCCAGCCCGGGGATATCCCCATCGTGCTCCTGCCCCCTACTGAGCAGGTTCCAACTCCAAGTGTTATTGAACCTGTTGTTATCGATAAAATTCAGAAATGGGAAATCTGGCAAGCGCTGTTCCTGGGGGATTGA
- a CDS encoding nucleotide pyrophosphohydrolase: MNDEWRPVRNSVERINWGTGTTLRYFLHATCEDCLSATPLTPDIMYNSLLMDIEDLTRAMDRFVTAKGWYLPDSPRPQTPKNLAISLSIEAAEVLELFQWSEKQRHPDELASELADVMLYLLQLARLTGIDLETAVIDKLKINYRREWDQHLIDESEQNGKKD, encoded by the coding sequence ATGAATGATGAGTGGAGACCGGTCCGCAATAGTGTTGAAAGAATAAATTGGGGAACAGGTACAACACTGCGTTACTTTTTGCATGCTACATGCGAAGATTGCCTGTCAGCAACCCCATTAACCCCCGATATCATGTATAATTCCCTTCTAATGGATATCGAAGACCTCACCCGCGCCATGGACCGCTTCGTCACCGCCAAGGGTTGGTACCTGCCCGACTCCCCGCGCCCGCAGACCCCCAAGAACCTGGCGATTTCCCTGTCCATCGAGGCTGCTGAAGTATTGGAGCTGTTCCAATGGTCCGAAAAACAAAGGCACCCGGATGAATTGGCAAGTGAACTGGCGGATGTGATGCTGTATTTGCTGCAACTGGCACGGTTAACCGGCATCGACCTTGAAACCGCGGTGATCGACAAACTCAAGATCAATTACCGACGCGAATGGGATCAACACCTGATAGATGAAAGCGAGCAAAATGGAAAAAAAGATTAG
- a CDS encoding class I SAM-dependent methyltransferase, with the protein MPHDLIFSHHQISPLLAKNPASVISISPNLGRTKVHVRRVESGWALPDGELLTDANLNTISSDLNGCFRLVGSQLKKVQTFSSRTNRYYSLMPTAGAPTMLISGIPMHRVKDITPDMDTRQKLKALGKPYGRILDTASGLGYTAIMAAQTAEQVVTIEFDPAVHEICRQNPWSAELFTLSNIQPLIGDSVDLVAAFPDATFNAIIHDPPTFSLAGEMYALETYQHLYRILKPGGRLFHYIGNPNSRYGANTGRGVIARLGQVGFRVSAKPRAFGVLAVKENKGL; encoded by the coding sequence GTGCCTCACGATCTGATATTTTCTCACCATCAAATCAGCCCTTTGCTGGCGAAGAACCCAGCCTCTGTTATTAGCATCTCTCCCAACCTGGGGCGGACAAAGGTCCATGTGCGCCGCGTTGAATCCGGCTGGGCATTGCCGGATGGAGAGCTCCTGACAGATGCAAATCTCAACACCATTTCCAGCGACTTGAATGGGTGTTTTCGCCTGGTGGGCAGCCAGTTGAAAAAAGTCCAGACTTTCTCTTCCCGCACCAACCGTTATTACAGCCTGATGCCGACCGCTGGCGCGCCCACGATGCTCATCTCCGGAATTCCCATGCATCGGGTTAAAGACATCACGCCTGATATGGATACACGTCAAAAACTGAAAGCTTTGGGGAAACCCTACGGTCGCATCCTGGATACAGCTTCCGGGCTGGGTTACACCGCCATCATGGCTGCGCAGACCGCTGAACAGGTGGTCACCATTGAGTTTGATCCCGCCGTCCACGAGATCTGCCGGCAAAACCCCTGGTCAGCCGAGTTGTTTACCCTATCCAATATCCAACCGCTGATTGGGGACAGCGTAGATCTGGTTGCAGCCTTTCCCGACGCGACTTTCAACGCAATCATCCACGATCCGCCCACCTTTTCCCTGGCTGGAGAGATGTATGCATTAGAAACCTACCAGCACCTGTACCGCATCCTCAAACCCGGCGGACGCCTGTTTCATTACATCGGCAACCCCAATAGCCGCTACGGGGCCAATACCGGCCGCGGCGTGATCGCACGCCTGGGCCAGGTTGGCTTCAGGGTGTCTGCAAAGCCGCGCGCCTTTGGCGTGCTGGCAGTCAAGGAAAACAAGGGTCTTTGA
- a CDS encoding cold-shock protein, producing MSERFVGTVRWFSAPKGYGFIGRDDGENDVFVHFSAVQMEGYKRLREGQAVEFSIEHGPKGFQASNVIPIPGNEEELLSS from the coding sequence ATGTCAGAACGTTTTGTTGGAACTGTCAGATGGTTTAGCGCCCCCAAGGGGTACGGTTTCATTGGCCGTGACGATGGTGAGAATGATGTCTTCGTTCATTTCTCCGCCGTTCAAATGGAAGGCTACAAGCGGCTCAGAGAGGGCCAGGCTGTAGAATTCTCCATTGAACATGGTCCAAAGGGTTTTCAGGCGTCCAATGTGATTCCTATCCCCGGGAATGAGGAAGAGCTGCTTTCTTCATAA
- a CDS encoding YdcF family protein, translating to MSPQLISAQPSSAEKSAGRGCIVYSNAFIFLLLSPLIIYLVLAAVGGFLIVADPIVPVDAIVILSGDSGDRLAMAADLLKRGYADTLLITNTDPAANQLLASEAEALGFDNSRIFITERAVDSTRDEARAVKQFAEDHGWSAFMVVTDPYHSFRTRLIFRHELRGSGVTISVRPVVGHWFKSSTWFFSCAGWQAVFLEIAKLFNYLLFHI from the coding sequence ATGTCACCCCAATTGATAAGCGCACAGCCTTCCTCCGCTGAGAAATCAGCAGGGAGGGGCTGCATTGTTTACTCAAACGCTTTCATATTTCTACTGCTGAGCCCGCTGATCATCTACCTGGTTTTAGCGGCTGTGGGAGGATTCCTGATTGTAGCAGATCCGATTGTTCCGGTGGATGCCATCGTCATCCTCAGCGGTGATTCAGGCGACCGCCTGGCAATGGCTGCAGATTTGCTGAAAAGGGGGTATGCCGATACCCTGCTGATCACCAATACCGACCCTGCGGCTAATCAGCTCTTGGCCAGTGAAGCAGAAGCATTGGGGTTTGACAATAGCCGTATTTTCATCACAGAGCGGGCTGTCGACAGCACCCGGGATGAGGCCAGAGCCGTGAAACAATTCGCCGAAGATCATGGTTGGTCCGCATTTATGGTCGTGACCGACCCCTACCATAGCTTCAGGACGCGTTTGATTTTTCGGCACGAGCTGCGCGGCAGTGGAGTGACCATCTCAGTCCGCCCGGTAGTGGGTCACTGGTTTAAATCTTCGACCTGGTTCTTCAGTTGCGCAGGCTGGCAAGCAGTATTTCTTGAAATTGCCAAATTGTTCAATTACTTACTTTTCCATATTTAA